The nucleotide window TTGAGTCATTGCACAATTGTGAAAGGTTTTATTTTATAGTTGACCAAGAAAGGCTGAGTTgcaatcaaacaaaacaaaaagatgaaTTATTACAGATTGTGTCTACTTATATTAGAACAGTTTCTAAATCACTTGGATAAGTCATTTGAATCTTCTTCATACTTGGTTAGAAACTATGGAGCTTCAGATAATTGTTTAGGATTGATTCAACTCAATGGAAACCTTGCTGATTTGGAGGGGATTTCTTTCACTCCAATCAATTGAAGCTATAAATTcttgcaataaaaaaaggttaatcACACTTGAGCATAAATGGTTATGTTTGACACATGCATGATCTTAATTGTTATCATCATTGGCGGTGGCAAAGATTTGTAATGTAGTATTTTTAGCAACAATCATCAGGTAACATTTTGATCTTTAAATCAAAAGGGTTAAAACATCGTAATGTAAATGTTAGTTAGGAGCAATGTATTGTCGGCGTTTAAAATTATGGGCAGGAAAGAAAACAGAATGCTGACAGTCAGAtcactttaaacatttttcaaaattggcTAGAGAATATCATTTATAGCCGTTATTGTATATATTGCATCACTCGGCCAATAAATGTTAAACTAAATGATGATTCCATGGTCATTTCAGTCTTGTGCTTCTTGCCAAATCAAATTTGGAATAAAACGTTTTTTAAAGGtaagttaaaataaattaaaaaaaaaatacccttgaggataagcggttcaaaaaatgagtgaacgaatgaatacattttggcCAATTCCAAAGCTTGTCGGTATAGTAGTACCACTAAAATGCCTCGGAGCGGCGGTAGTGGCGCTTATAGCGTTAGCGACTGCCAACAGATCAAAGAAATTAGTAGAGGAAGGTGATAGTGACACTGATTGGCTGTTGGGTGACGTAACCTACAGTTGCTGGCGGTGCTTTGAAATCGTTTGGAAAACGTTGATCACAGAGAAGCAACATTGAAAGTTGTAGGCAAGCCCAACGCATTTATCTCAAGCGGAGCCACCGAGAAGAGATTTCCAATGCTCGAGCGACGAAGCACCGTTGTCAGGCGGCTGGATTACCAGCGCACCGCCACGAGGAGCCCCCCACGCGGGGGTGAAGAGGTGACGCCGATGTGGGGCCGGAAAAGTTGTGGAGGAACCCTGAATACGGATCTCCCGGCCACATGCTCGCAGGTTTCACGATTGTGCGAGGTTTCCCCCGAACCAAAGTCCGTTTCAGCTCGCCAGCCTGCGACCATTCGGCCCAAAAACATAAGGAAATTTGACTCGCCAAGTCCAAAAAAGGTACGTAATCTGTTTTTTTGCTACTGTTTTAAGTTGATAAATATTAGGGTTGTGAATAACAATTCTAATAACgattagggatgtcccgatgctAACTTTTTTGACTTGTTATCCACtccgatttttctcaagatccAGTGCCTGTTTTTAGACCAGTGAAATTAAATATAGTACTGTAATGAGTAAGTGAGAAATTACATTGATTTTTAATGAAGTTTTTAATAAAGGTTTGTTTACGATATTGCAGAATTATCTGTTATACCAAATCCCAATCTAATACATAGGAAATGTATTAAGTAGGGGGGAAAAGTACTAGTTTATCTAAATGTCTTTTGCCCACCCAATTTGAATCAAGCTGccgcaaaattataatcatataaaagggtgatttcaacctaacagaaaaacaaatccattttttcttttgtgcagtgccaaaataaggttgcaatACATAAATAAACGTATAGAGTGAACAAATAACCAATAcaataaattgagctattttagttgTGATTCATTGGACTTTTTTACtgcaaggtttgtttcaatagtgtcaatataaatatagaaatataaaaatatgctcTATAGCTATACATTTCTGTTTTATACTTATGGATCATTTTGTTACTTGTtatcttaactcattaactgccatagCAAGTGATTTAAGTGATCTGAACGGATAGCTGAACTTCAATTTGAATCTCGATACGTTTCATATTGCCTAAACAtcaatttgtgtgtttgtgcagaTTGCTTCTCCCCCAGCTAAGGAGACCAGTTGCACACCGACCTGCAGGAGATTCTTGTTCAAAAATGGGAAACCTTCACCAAGGTCCATCAAAGACGGCAACAGCATCCGCCCTTTGGTCAACTTAAATCCATTCAGCCCCCTCTCCTTCATGTCACAGTCTCCACCAATGCAGAAAAACCAGCGCAAAAGAAcacacttgtatgtcaaattTTCGTCATTTGAGTGATTATTGCAGTTAGGTATCCTTGTACAAGCTCAGACTATAatgtttattgttttccaggtaTTTCGGAGATGACAATTGCGGTAAAGCTAAAAGGTTATCTAAGGTAATGATATTTTATGTGGAAAGTTAAAATGGGTCAGTTGGAATTGTCTTTAagaacactttttttgtgtgtgtgtaacttTTAGAGGTTGACTGCAATAAGAAGCGATGCGACGTCCCGGTACTGCTCGGAATTCCTCGAGCTGGAGAAGATTGGCAGTGGGCAGTTTGGTTGTGTGtttaaatgtttgaaaaggCTCGATGGCTGTCTCTACGCCATCAAAAGATCAACAAAACCCCTAATGGGATCTATCGAAAAGTAAGTCAAGTAGCATTGCCTCAAATGATTTTGATAGTTATCACTGATTAGTTTAGCAATTAATCAACTAATTGTTGCATATAAATCATGTCATTTActcttttaatatttttggtGGGTATGGTAATTACAATTTACCAATCATCTGCTTTCCCTGTGGATTACAGAAATTGTGACTATTTAGATTCTTaattagaaaatgaataaaaacagataaaagagaaatttaaatgaatatgtatataGGATCAGCCAATATGTAGAGATATAGAATAACTGTTCTGTATACTTTTTGGGTGATGATTTTCTCAAAGGTCgactggacttttttttttataaagattGATCAATATCATCTAATGTAATAGGATAATTGTTATTTACGCTGTTTGGGTGGTGAGCTTCCTTTTACTGTAGACTGGTATATTTACGGGCCgacatatggatttttttttcttcaaaattggTCCACATCAGCCCATGTAACAAAATGACTTATATTTACTGTTTGGCTGACTAGCTTTGATAATTAATTTTACACCATCAAGTGGCCTTTGttgcaaaagaaaaatacatttattacacacttttttatattaattagtttttaaatttactttGCGAATCAACATGCTTCAAAAAGATATACTATCCACCTCAAATATCATCTTACAAAATCTGATTTAGACAGCGaccaaatttagtttttaaaatctgCATCAGCCTCTGGAAATTGGCTCCCCTTTTAATATTTaagttttttgccttttttaaagtaatcttGTTGGttaaacacacaaaatacaataagagcattctcttgtttttttttcctcattctgaaatgtaaaaataatagtCAATAAACAGACTACAGGGCTTGGACAATTTTTAGCTCTAAATAATTGTCGATTCATTTGATAATCAATTAGTTGTTATAGAATTGTGACAGCCTTCAAGCTGGGCGtttaaaatcaatttgttttgtttagctTAACAAGTACAATCTTAACAAAGTGCTCTTGTCTTCCTATTCAGACAATTTACCATGCGAGAAGTGTTTGCCCACGCCGTGCTGGCCCAGCACCCCAACGTGGTACGCTACTATTCATCGTGGATTGAGGACAACCACTTGCTCATTCAGAACGAGTACTGTGACAGCGGCACGCTGTTTGATGTCATTGAACGCAACGCCAGGCACCTCACCTCCATGTCAGAACCAGAACTCACGGATCTGCTGCTCCAAGTCACCCGAGGCCTGGAGTGCATCCACTCCATGTCACTGGTGCACATGGACATCAAACCGAGTGAGTTTGAGTGGTAGTGCTGCAAGTGACGAATGAGCATCTGCAAAACTAACGGACTCCCCCTCTTTTGTGTCCTAGGCAACATTTTCATATCCAAGAAATCTAGAAGCAGCTGTAACAGTTTGGATGAAGACATGTTGAGCAGCAATGTTGTCTACAAAATAGGTTTggcgttattttttttcaaacataaaaCGTGGTTAtaaaatttagcattttttttgccttatgaGAGACTTGGTCATATATTAATTCCCTGCCCAGTCACCCTAGTCAAAATTGATAtagtctataccaggggtcgggaacctttttgacacagagagccataaacatttcctattttcaaattttatttctttgagagccatactcagaattttagtgtaaaaatgtgaaaatgagatgtgacttttttggggtcattttaccactttaaagtactaaatgaattattttgacagcgcagttgctaaccaatgaaaatatgcatgcagaaaattctaataaaaatataattttaaaaaaagacgattaaagttagaggtactgtcagcgccatagtgccgatGTGACGCTCCTTTTGGTGCAttcaggactcggctctgtcaccagcggtttaaatacatattttacatcacaggttagcgaagagccacatgcacccatcagaagagccacatatggctcccgagccataggttccctacccctggtctataccaagggtgtcagactcgggttggttcgcgggccgcgttaacgtcaactcgatttcatgtgggaaggaccattttagatatatttagattttttttttttgaaattgattaaaagaactggattaaaagccctggatattcagttttttatagatctaaaacaatgtttattttagctttttttaaatatatttttagattttacaaaatgatttttgaactaaaaacatggaaaaatggattaaaaaattcaaattattgatttaaaagggggaaaatcaggaaatttaatatacatctatactcttcattttaatttgatcctaaaacagaaagttggcactcatgatttacacaaaatgatgcggtgggccagatttggcccccgggccgcctctttgacacatgtggtctatcaATGGCAGAATTTTTAAATAAGTGCCCCCGATAAAAGGTTAATTTGTAGTAATCATTGCATTAAAATTCAACCttagtttttatttaaacaaaactgTCATCTTGCAGGGGATCTTGGTCATGTGACACAGGTTAGCAGTTCACAAGTGGAAGAAGGTGACAGCAGGTATCTGCCCAATGAAGTGTTGCAAGAGgtttgtacaattttttttaattctgattattttttgtaactTCTAAATTTCAAATTTAACATGAATACTGTACCTGATGCTGCCTTATGTCACATGATTGACATCTACATCTTCCCCCATGTGATTTTGTAGGACTACAGTGACTTGACCAAGGCGGACGTCTTTTCACTCGCTCTGACTGTGGCGAGCGCTTCAGGGGCGCAAGCTCTGCCGTCCAATGGACAAAAGTGGCACGAAATCCGACAGGGCGAGTTCCCTGTTGGGCCACGCAGGCTTTCCCAAGAGTTTCTCAGTCTTCTCAAGGTGACTACTGCACgatctggtgttttttttcttccaaatgacAATTAAGAATTGGAGTCAGCTGTCCAATTTAAGAGAGAATGcacgttttgttttttgtcttcgGAGAAAACTATGTTGGGGGCTTTGTTCGCTCACTGCCTCTGACGATGACAATGGTTATCAAAACACTGTAGGACTAAAAAACTCATCAACATTACCCTTTTCTTTGAATATTGAAGCCAACTCTCCACTAAATTTACAGTTGTCTTCTTTGAAATGCAATCTTTGTAGTTCAAAGGTTACACTTCAAACATGAAAACTTGCTGGTTTACAGCATTTGTATGCAatgcaaaacattattttttaaaaattacaactgACGCCATATCTACGTGAGGGGGAAAAAGTCCCCTTTATGTACCGAGTGTAAGCTTTACCGTTCATGGTGATCGTGTACTTCcattgaaaattttaaaataagagcATGACATGTCAATAGAAATAGATTCTGATTCTACACTAATAAGTTTCTCCCCCAAAATCTGAATGGCAAAACATTAGATAATTTGGCTTTAAACTAGGTAATGTGCATTTTGCAGGACAATATGACAGCCATTTTGGATCAAATCATTGCTTTTGATTGGCTCTAATAAgcacaaaacaaaatgacaggGTTTTTCCACTTGTTTCAAATTTAACACAAAAGTAgctttcaaatgaaatgttatGCATTGattaaaaagtattatttttaatagtttgtGTGTTATTTATGATTACCATGTATTGCATTCTACTTGGTGATTTATTCTGCCACAAATGGTTAAATTGGTTTTAGAAAATTGGCAATGTTATCGTATATCGGCAATAATTTATGAGACAATATATTGCccactatgatttttttttaattgggacTGCCCTGTGACCAATCACATAGTtagctcttttcatccttttggtgtgaatttaaattattgtttGTCACTggtagacatctaatccatttgaccttagtattcaaatggattggtcggtCTATTGCTATCAAAGACATCCAATGAGTTCATCTataatgtgttcattttgtttttccagcTGATGATCTGCCCTGACCCCAAAAAACGGCCTTCAGCCTCTGACATCATCAGACATCCAGTAATCCATGCAGCAAAGAGACTGGttgtgtaaaaacaaaatatgtataaatcACTTGTGTCAACTTGAGtctgtaaatacaaaatatgattaaaatcaTTGTATAAAGCTTGAGTCCTTCATTAATCTATTGCTTATTTATACGTTTAAaggcatttattcattcattttatcctcattagggatgcagggggtgctggagcctatcccagctgacttcgggccacaggcgggggacaccctgaatcggtgacctgccaatcacagggcacgaggagatggacaaccatataTACTCATCACTCACACATACGGGCAATTCAaggtgtctaatcagcctaccctgcatgtttttggaatgtgggaggaaactggagaaaaccgacacggcccgggcagaacatgcaaactgatggacagacctggatttaaactcaggaccccagagctgtgaggccgacgtgctgaccactcaagccgctgggCCGGCCCCCAATCAATGGCTCGGTAGCCATACGTGActctttggatgggtgcatatggctctctccTAATCTGTGACGTAAAATATGTCAACCACTGATGACAGAggtgagtcccgaacgcaccaataggactGTTGCgatgacactacctctagcgccgctttaatcatttttttcattagattcttctgcatgcattttctcattgatactcattgattggcaacagtgtaacaatgttgtcaaaagaattcaaatactttttgtactttaaaagtgaggaaattacttttaaaaaagccaacattttcatgtattttgact belongs to Stigmatopora argus isolate UIUO_Sarg chromosome 9, RoL_Sarg_1.0, whole genome shotgun sequence and includes:
- the LOC144082374 gene encoding wee1-like protein kinase 1-B; this translates as MLERRSTVVRRLDYQRTATRSPPRGGEEVTPMWGRKSCGGTLNTDLPATCSQVSRLCEVSPEPKSVSARQPATIRPKNIRKFDSPSPKKIASPPAKETSCTPTCRRFLFKNGKPSPRSIKDGNSIRPLVNLNPFSPLSFMSQSPPMQKNQRKRTHLYFGDDNCGKAKRLSKRLTAIRSDATSRYCSEFLELEKIGSGQFGCVFKCLKRLDGCLYAIKRSTKPLMGSIEKQFTMREVFAHAVLAQHPNVVRYYSSWIEDNHLLIQNEYCDSGTLFDVIERNARHLTSMSEPELTDLLLQVTRGLECIHSMSLVHMDIKPSNIFISKKSRSSCNSLDEDMLSSNVVYKIGDLGHVTQVSSSQVEEGDSRYLPNEVLQEDYSDLTKADVFSLALTVASASGAQALPSNGQKWHEIRQGEFPVGPRRLSQEFLSLLKLMICPDPKKRPSASDIIRHPVIHAAKRLVV